TTGCCAATTCGTAGATTCCAGGGTCGAAAGCCTCTGGATAATACTCATAGCCTGCTGCAGAATGCACGTTCTCGCTCATTGTTCTATTTTAGCTTTGCAGTCCATGGTTTGGGGGGATTGCTGCGAAATGGAACGTGGAGTATTTGTTGTCAACATTGTTGTGTTACGGATACGAACGGCAATTCACAAAGTGTACCGGGGATCATTAAAGCACTACGGGCGGTATCATTTGCTTTGCGGTTGAGCAACTTTTGGTTTTGTAATTCAGATTTCGCAATTCAGATTTTAAAGTGCTGAATTGCAATTCAGATTTCGCGGTGTTGATTTTTCAGTGTTGATTTCGCAATGGTCATTTCGTAATACTGATCTTTAACCACCACAGATATTGTTCAGGCTGAGCTCTACAGTTGAGTCAATAGGCGATGGTAGCCTATTGAGTACTTAGTATCCACATCCGGTTTTGAGAAAATAATCTGGACCATCTGCCTAAACCTTGCTCTCAAGGGCTTTCCCCGTGCCAAAATATGTTTTTTAGAGGTCAGAAAGTCATTCGTATGAAATCCAAAATAATTCCCTTCTTTCTCATAGCAGGTTGCGCGTTTATGGTTTCTTCTTCCACTTCACAGGCGCAAGCGGCTGCGCTCGAGTTCCCTGCCGCAAGTCCAGCCGGCACTATCAAGCAACGTGTAGGTTTGACTGATATAGAAGTCGTTTACTCACGCCCGAGCATGAAGAACCGGCAAATTTTCGGCAACGTAGTGCCATACGGGAAGGTCTGGCGAACAGGAGCCAACGCTGCCACTAAACTCGTTTTCAGCACGCCTGTGAAATTGAATGGCACAGAAATTCCTGCTGGAACCTATGCTTTGATGACTATTCCAGGCAAAGACGAATGGACCATTATCATCAATAAAGGTTCTGAGCAGTGGGGCGCCTATAAATACGACGAAAAGTCGGATGTGGCTCGATTCAAGGTCAAGCCGATCAAAATCGACTGGAAAATGGAGACTTTCACGATTGAATTCAATCCAGTCAAAGAAGATTCGGCGGACATGCGTTTGATGTGGTCGGATGTCGAAGTTCCGATTGAAATTAAAGTCGATTTTGTCGATAAGTTGCACGCAGACATCGAGAAGGTTATGGCATCAGATGAGCCGAAGAAGCCATACTTCCAGGCTGCATCTTTCTATTACAATCACGGATTCGATCTGAAGAAAGCGAAAGAGTGGGTTGACAAGGCGATTGCAGAGCGCGACGCATTTTTCATGGTTTATCTCAAAGCTCAAATCCTGGCCAAGGAAGGCGACAAAGCTGGTGCGATTGCAGCGGCGGAACACTCCAGAGAGTTGGCTGTCAAGGCTGATGATGGTGCTTACGTGAGAATGAACGATGAGCTGCTCAAGACTTTGAAGCAGTGAGTGTTGTCCGTGTCATTCCTGGTAGTGGGCAGCTTGGTAAGTTGTTGCCTTTTGCAGCTGTGCTTGTGCTCTTGTGCTCCGCACTCATCGGCATGTCAATGTCGTCAACATGCAGCGCGGCTGCAGGAGTGCAAATGAAAGCAGATTCGGCACGAGCAACCAGCTCCGATCAATCGCTCGTGATACTGCATGAGCTTGAATGTTTTCGTCAGTTGGGAAGCGCGCTATACATAGCCGCGCATCCCGATGACGAGAACACCGAATTGCTGGCTTATCTTGCGCGTGGAAGGAACTATCGAACTGCATATCTTTCTCTGACTCGTGGTGATGGCGGGCAAAATGTGCTGGGTCCAGACTTTGGTGAAAAGCTCGGCATCGCTCGCACGCAGGAGCTTCTGGCTGCGCGAAAGATCGATGGTGCGCGTCAATATTTTTCGCGCGCGGTAGATTTCGGTTTTTCGAAAGACTACAAAGAGACCTTGAATAACTGGGATAGACAACAAGTTCTGTCAGATATAGTGCGAGTGATCAGGAAGTTTCATCCGGACGTTTTAATCACGCGTTTCTCTCCCAGTCCCGGCGGTACTCACGGGCATCATACGGCTTCGGCGGTGTTGGCTCTGGAGGCTTACAAACTTGCGGGCGACCCGACTGCGTTTCCAGAGCAGGGCTTAGCGCCGTGGTGTCCGAAGAGAATTTTTTGGAATGTTTCCAAGTTCCAGAAGGATAAATTTGACGGCACCAATGTCACGAAAATGATCACGGAAGGAAAAGATTCGGTCTCTGGAGAATCTTTCTTAGAGATGGCTGAACGAAGCCGAGGTATGCATAAAACGCAGGGATTTGACACTTTTCGTATGAGCAATGCCAATGAGCCTAGAGTGGAATTGTTCCAGCTCCTCGACGGACCGGCTCCGAAAGATGACATTATGGACGGTGTTGATACCACATGGAATCGCTATCCCGGAGGTGCAGAAATAGGAAAAGCTGCCGGGGCGATTATCGACCAATTCAAACTAGATGATCCTGCTGCTAGTGTTCCTGCTTTACTGAAATTGCGACGGCAGTTGGATTCTCTGCCGCTCCATGACCCAGTTGTAACTGAGAAGCGTGAACTGTTGGATCATATTCTGCAGGAGTGTCTTGGATTACAAGTCGAGACAACTGTCAATAATTTCAGTGTTGTTCCTGGTGAGTCGGTTAAGTTGCACCACTCGGCTAAAGTCGTTGCTACGGTGCCTGTGAAGTGGGTCTCCACGCGTTATCATCTTCTAGATAAGACTGAAACTAAAAACCTGGAACTGAAGCGCAATGTCGCGACTGAGTGGCAATCAACTGAGATTGTTCCATTTGATACGCCCATTGCTCAACCCTACTGGTTGCGTGCTCAGGGTACACCGGGTATGGTGCGGGTCGATGATGCTGATTTAATAGGTAGTGCTGAGAACGCTTCATCTTTTCCTGTGGAGAATGTTTTTGAAATAGGCGGTCAAAAGCTTGTCGTGCGTGACGAGCCTGTGCAAATTACCGAAGTTGGTGGCACGGAAATTCGGCGCCGCTTGGACGTCATATCACCGGTGTGGTTACGTTTTATCTCTGAGGTCTCTCTTTTTCGCCCTGGTAGCAGCCGAGAAGTGGAATTGGAAGTAACGGCTGCACGCGACAAGTCACAAGGAACTGTAGAACTGAACGCGCCTGCCGGTTGGAGCGTGTCACCCACGAACGTTCCTTTTCACCTGGCAGAAGCTGGTGAACACGCGATCTTCAAGTTCCAACTGACCGCTCCGTCGACGCCGGCCACTGCGAGGATCTCGGCTACTGCCTTGATGAATGGTCAGCGGTATCAAAGTAAGCGAGAGGAAGTGAACTATGCGCACATTCCTCCGCAGTTGCTGCAGTCTCCGGCGAGCTTGAAAGCGGTTAGCTTTGATCTTGTCACGAGAGGTCACAATGTTGGTTACTTGCCCGGTGCCGGTGATAGTCTCGCCCTCAATATGCAAGAGATGGGCTACAAGGTCAGGGTGCTGGACGATGCTCATCTCTCCGCTGAGCAATTGCATGATTTAGACGCTGTCGTTATCGGCGTTCGTGCTTTCAATGTGCGTGAACATCTTGAGCAGGAATTGCAAACACTTTTTTCTTACGTGGAAAGTGGCGGCACCGTAATTGCCCAATACAATCTTTCTGATCGGCTCAAAGCGCCCAAAATTGCTCCCTATGATTTGCATCTTTCCAGGGACAGAGTTACTGACGAAAAGTCGCAGATGACATTTCTGGTTCCTGACAGTCCGGTTCTCAATAGTCCGAATAAGATAAGCGCAGCAGACTTCGAGGGCTGGGTGCAGGAGCGTGGGCTATATTTCCCGGATCGGTGGGAAGATCATTTCAGTGCTGTGCTCGAGTGCCGGGACCCGAATGATAAGCCGTCGAGGGGCGCCTTGCTCGTCTGCAAGTATGGAAAAGGATATTTTGTCTACACTGGACTGTCGTTCTTTCGTCAGCTTCCAGCCGGAGTGCCTGGCGCTTATCGCTTGTTCGCCAATTTGATTTCTTTAGGCAAATGACGGACGTCCCGACGAACCCGAAATCCAGATGACAGAAAGCGGCGCTACACACCCAGAACCATCAGAGGACACTGAATGTACCGGACTGCCCTGGCTGAAAACGTGGAAGAGCGTTTACATTTTTGTTTTCTGTAGTTTCATTGTCTGGCTTACTCTGCTCGTTGCCTTGACGGAGCTGAGCGCATGAACTGGCTCGACTATGTCGTCTTAATCGTCACGATACTCGGCATTGCTGGCTACGGAATTTGGCAGACGCGTATAAGAACCAATCTTCACGATTACCTTAAAGGCAGTCGGCAGACGCCCTGGTTCTTCATCGGAGTTTCTGTGATGGCCACTCAGGCAAGTGCGATAACCTTTTTGTCGACCCCGGGACAGGGCTTCATGGGCGGGCTGAGCTTTCTGCAAGTGTATTTTGGTGTTCCTTTTGCACTCCTGATAATTGCGATATTTTTCTTGCCGATGTTTCGAAGGTTGGATGTTTATACCGCATATGAATATCTGGAGAAGCGCTTTGATGGAAAGACGCGCTCGCTTGGCGCGGCGCTGTTTCTCTTGCAGCGCGGTCTCGGGGCCGGGCTGACCATCTATGCTCCGGCGATTGTTATGACGACCGTCTTCGGTTGGCCGCTCAACGCCACTATTATTAGTGCAGGACTGATCGTCATCATTTATACGGTCGTTGGTGGCAGCGATGCGGTTACTGTAACGCAGAAGTATCAGATGGCAATTATTTTTGCAGGCATGTTGACGGCAACTTGTTTGCTGATTTCGAAACTGCCATCGAATCTGGAACTGGCAGACACGATAAAACTTGCCGGTCATTTTCACAAAATGAATGCTGTGGATTTTTCGCCTAATCTTAATCAGCGCTATACGTTCTGGTCAGGAATTCTTGGTGGAACCTTCTTGATGCTCTCCTACTTCGGCACCGATCAGTCACAAGTTCAGCGATACCTCGCCGGTTCTTCTTTGCGGGAAAGCAGACTGGGGCTCATGTTCAATGCGGTATTGAAGATACCGATGCAGTTCTCTATTCTGCTGATCGGTGTTTTGATGTTTGTCTTTTATCAGTTTCAGTCCCCGCCGATGTTTTTTGACGTAGCATCGCGAAATTATTTGGAGAGCCATCAATCAGATGCGAAACTGGCTGCCTATAAGAGCGATTTCAATTCCGCTCATGCTCAGGTCCATAAATACCTGAATAGTTGGCTCGACTATCGACACAAAGGTGATCGCAATTCTGCCAATTCTGCATTTGTTGCAGCCGCGTTGGAGGAAGAAAAGGCAGAGGAAATACGCAAGGTGGCGGCCCGGGAGCTGGCTCTCCGAAATCCCGATGCCAGGGCAAATGACGCCGACTATGTTTTCATCACCTTCATTTTGCAGGAACTGCCGCACGGCGTGATCGGCTTGCTTGTAGCTGCCTTCTTTGCCGCCACGTTGTCTTCAAAGTCGGCTGAGTTGAATGCGCTTGGCACCAGCACAACAATTGATTTTTATCGTCGGTTGATTAAAAAAGGTGCCAGCGATTCTGAATGTCTGACAGCGACCAAGATATTTACCGCTATCTGGGGCGCAGTTGCAATAACATTCGCCCTTTATGCGCATCTGGCAGAAAACCTTATTCAGGCTGTAAATATCCTGGGCTCGATATTTTATGGCGTTCTGCTCGGGCTATTTGTTGTGGCGTTTTTCATTCGAAGGGTCGAGGGAACCGCTGTCTTTTGGGGTGCTCTGCTTGCACAATTATTAGTCTTTGCGCTCTATTTTTCATTGTCGATTTCGTACTTGTGGTATCCCTTAATTGGTTGCGCTGCGTGCGTTCTTTTCAGTCTTGCCATCCAGTACTCTACAAATAAGACGCAATCAGTCGAAGGATAACCTATGACCTCACCTGTTATTTGTTTTGGACAGCAACCCTGCGGATTTTTCCCGAAACGATTTCTGGTTTCGAAGTTTCGCACAGCAAGGCGCCTTCAGCAGGAGATTGGTGGCGAGATCGTCTTCTTCTACCATGACAGCGATCACGACCCACGCGAGACGAGGACGATTTTGCGTCATCGTAAAACGGATGAGCAAGCGCAGCTCAATTTCGTTTTTGAAAATAAGTGGCAGCGTAAGTTTTCGCCGTTATCTCTGAAAAGAATTCCGGCCGGCTGGCAGGACAAGACGGTTTTGCAGTTGCCAAATTACATCGGGCATCCGCTGATCGACGTCTTCAAAGGCGTACATCAAACTAATGTCGCTGATTTTTGTCTGCAGATGTATCGTGACATGGGACTCATTGATGGAATGAGAATAGTGCGTTCCAGCGATCCAGAAGTGCGTCGCATGGCGTGTGATATTGACGATTACTTCGTCGATCTTCCATATCAAGGAGAGATCGTGCGAGCCCGTCACAAAGATGGAACGTTCAAGTTGCATGAAGGTGGCGATCTATACATCGATCTTCCGCCCACATCTTTTACAAAGGAGCAAGTGAGCCCGAGTCGTGATAGCCGTCTCGGTTGGATGCAGTCAGTTATTCACTGCACGCATTATATTGCCGGTCTGGGAGAACAACAGTATCTGGATAAGTCGGATGCGCCGGAAATTACCTTCGTTGTTCGGGAAGAGATCGATCGTTCTGATGAGGCTTACACCGATTTGGAGGCGTTGGATCCAGTCTAGCTAGCTGATGGTGCCGATCGAGACGATGGAGTCCGTTAAGATGATGGATCCT
Above is a genomic segment from Candidatus Melainabacteria bacterium containing:
- a CDS encoding DUF2911 domain-containing protein — protein: MFFRGQKVIRMKSKIIPFFLIAGCAFMVSSSTSQAQAAALEFPAASPAGTIKQRVGLTDIEVVYSRPSMKNRQIFGNVVPYGKVWRTGANAATKLVFSTPVKLNGTEIPAGTYALMTIPGKDEWTIIINKGSEQWGAYKYDEKSDVARFKVKPIKIDWKMETFTIEFNPVKEDSADMRLMWSDVEVPIEIKVDFVDKLHADIEKVMASDEPKKPYFQAASFYYNHGFDLKKAKEWVDKAIAERDAFFMVYLKAQILAKEGDKAGAIAAAEHSRELAVKADDGAYVRMNDELLKTLKQ
- a CDS encoding LmbE family protein is translated as MSVVRVIPGSGQLGKLLPFAAVLVLLCSALIGMSMSSTCSAAAGVQMKADSARATSSDQSLVILHELECFRQLGSALYIAAHPDDENTELLAYLARGRNYRTAYLSLTRGDGGQNVLGPDFGEKLGIARTQELLAARKIDGARQYFSRAVDFGFSKDYKETLNNWDRQQVLSDIVRVIRKFHPDVLITRFSPSPGGTHGHHTASAVLALEAYKLAGDPTAFPEQGLAPWCPKRIFWNVSKFQKDKFDGTNVTKMITEGKDSVSGESFLEMAERSRGMHKTQGFDTFRMSNANEPRVELFQLLDGPAPKDDIMDGVDTTWNRYPGGAEIGKAAGAIIDQFKLDDPAASVPALLKLRRQLDSLPLHDPVVTEKRELLDHILQECLGLQVETTVNNFSVVPGESVKLHHSAKVVATVPVKWVSTRYHLLDKTETKNLELKRNVATEWQSTEIVPFDTPIAQPYWLRAQGTPGMVRVDDADLIGSAENASSFPVENVFEIGGQKLVVRDEPVQITEVGGTEIRRRLDVISPVWLRFISEVSLFRPGSSREVELEVTAARDKSQGTVELNAPAGWSVSPTNVPFHLAEAGEHAIFKFQLTAPSTPATARISATALMNGQRYQSKREEVNYAHIPPQLLQSPASLKAVSFDLVTRGHNVGYLPGAGDSLALNMQEMGYKVRVLDDAHLSAEQLHDLDAVVIGVRAFNVREHLEQELQTLFSYVESGGTVIAQYNLSDRLKAPKIAPYDLHLSRDRVTDEKSQMTFLVPDSPVLNSPNKISAADFEGWVQERGLYFPDRWEDHFSAVLECRDPNDKPSRGALLVCKYGKGYFVYTGLSFFRQLPAGVPGAYRLFANLISLGK
- a CDS encoding sodium:solute symporter, producing MNWLDYVVLIVTILGIAGYGIWQTRIRTNLHDYLKGSRQTPWFFIGVSVMATQASAITFLSTPGQGFMGGLSFLQVYFGVPFALLIIAIFFLPMFRRLDVYTAYEYLEKRFDGKTRSLGAALFLLQRGLGAGLTIYAPAIVMTTVFGWPLNATIISAGLIVIIYTVVGGSDAVTVTQKYQMAIIFAGMLTATCLLISKLPSNLELADTIKLAGHFHKMNAVDFSPNLNQRYTFWSGILGGTFLMLSYFGTDQSQVQRYLAGSSLRESRLGLMFNAVLKIPMQFSILLIGVLMFVFYQFQSPPMFFDVASRNYLESHQSDAKLAAYKSDFNSAHAQVHKYLNSWLDYRHKGDRNSANSAFVAAALEEEKAEEIRKVAARELALRNPDARANDADYVFITFILQELPHGVIGLLVAAFFAATLSSKSAELNALGTSTTIDFYRRLIKKGASDSECLTATKIFTAIWGAVAITFALYAHLAENLIQAVNILGSIFYGVLLGLFVVAFFIRRVEGTAVFWGALLAQLLVFALYFSLSISYLWYPLIGCAACVLFSLAIQYSTNKTQSVEG